In the Ornithinimicrobium pratense genome, TCGAGCCAACCGCACGGACGTCGTGAGGGGGCCGGAGCGGGTTGGTCCCGCCCCGGCCCCTGCGCATACCCTGGGGACCATGACCCAGCAGCCCTTCAGCCCTGCCGCCCTGCGCGGTGCCGTCGACCTGTCCGGCCTGGGCGCGCGACCGCGCGGCGGGACTCAGCAGCCCCCCTCAGCAGCGTCCGCGCAAGGATCTGGGCCGGCGGAGACCGGCGCCGTGCCCGGCCGCCAGGGCGCCCTGGTGACGATGGACGACAGCAGCTTCGAGTCGGTCGTCACCGCCAGCCTGACTGCGCCCGTCGTGCTGGTCCTGTGGTCACCGCAGGCGCCAGAGTCCGCCCAGCACCTGCGCGAGCTGGTGGACGCCGCGCGCAGCTCGGGCGGACGTTTCCAGGTGGCGGCCGCTGACCTCGCCGCGAGCCCGGGCATCATGCAGGCGCTGACCCCGCTGCTGCAGCAGGCCTTCGGCCAGGTCAGCTCTCTGCCGGTGGTCATCGGACTGCTCGGCGGGCAGCCGATGCCGTTCTACGTCGGCGTGCAGCCCATGGCCCAGGTCGACCAGCTGCTCACCAAGTTCCTCGAGGCGGCGGTGGCCAACGGCGTCACCGGTCGCGTGGAGGTGGGCGCCGCCGACGCCCCCGTGGATGAGGCGGGTGAGGAGGGGGAGCTGCCGCCCCTGCACCAGGCCGCCTATGACGCCATCGACCGGGGTGACTGGGCCGCCGCCATCACCGCCTACGAGCAGGCGCTGGAGCAGGACCCGTCCGATGAGATGGCCCGGCTGGGACTGGGACAGGTCCGGCTCCTGGAACGGACCAGCACCCTCGACCTTGCGGCGGTCCGGGCCCGCGCGGCGGCCGACCCCACCGATGTCAGCGCCCAGATCGAGGCCGCGGACGTGGACGTGGTCGGCGGGCACGTCGAGGACGGTTTCGCCCGGCTGGTGGACACCGTGCGCCGGACCTCGGACAAGGACCGGGACGCCGCCCGCACCCACCTGCTCAGCCTCTTCGAGGTCGTCGGCCCCCAGGACCCGCGCGTGCAGAAGGCGCGGTCGGCCCTGATGAGCGCGCTCTTCTAGCCGCCGCTCCCGGGTGGTCAGCCGCGGGCGCCGCCTGCGGTGGT is a window encoding:
- a CDS encoding tetratricopeptide repeat protein, which gives rise to MTQQPFSPAALRGAVDLSGLGARPRGGTQQPPSAASAQGSGPAETGAVPGRQGALVTMDDSSFESVVTASLTAPVVLVLWSPQAPESAQHLRELVDAARSSGGRFQVAAADLAASPGIMQALTPLLQQAFGQVSSLPVVIGLLGGQPMPFYVGVQPMAQVDQLLTKFLEAAVANGVTGRVEVGAADAPVDEAGEEGELPPLHQAAYDAIDRGDWAAAITAYEQALEQDPSDEMARLGLGQVRLLERTSTLDLAAVRARAAADPTDVSAQIEAADVDVVGGHVEDGFARLVDTVRRTSDKDRDAARTHLLSLFEVVGPQDPRVQKARSALMSALF